The Bradysia coprophila strain Holo2 unplaced genomic scaffold, BU_Bcop_v1 contig_151, whole genome shotgun sequence genome contains a region encoding:
- the LOC119074870 gene encoding glucose dehydrogenase [FAD, quinone], protein MSSLHTWFSTLRILVSYGPGLLLILMLHETIRFQRPDIVDKLNRVRSREVDEIFDVYDFIIIGGGSAGTVMANRLTEISNWRVLLIEAGPDESYLSEIPLLYPSLQKSRLDWEYETEPSDSYCLAMDNQQCSWPRGKVLGGCSVLNAMLYIRGNRRDYDRWAELGNPGWNYENVLHYFKKSEDAREPSIMNSPFHGTGGYLTVEYFRHITALLDVFLSAARELGLLHPNGDFNGFTQHGIARSHGTVRDGLRCSASKAFIRPAAHRPNLHVMLETFVEKILINPQTKVAYGVVLSTEDHHHHIVHASMEVILSAGAINSPQLLMLSGVGPTIELMQHGIPIISDSPGVGENLQDHVASGGGTYLIQNPVSHQSLSIVIPNIFNLDTLRQFTRDHNGPLYSMPASEAMGFINTKFQDPREDWPDIQLFLATFAESSDGGVFSRRGAGMSFEYYAHVYEPVIFKDAYMVIPLLMRPRSRGKIILNSRNPREHPAIFANYFQHPRDLDVLIEGSKFGFQLAHTKIMQALNATLIPTRIAACKRMPYLSDDFWRCIARHYSQTIYHPVGTCKMGPNSDRMAVVDPRLRVYGVYKLRVVDASIMPYIVTGNTNAPTIMIAEKAADMIKEEYLRRG, encoded by the exons ATGTCTTCGTTACATACGTGGTTCTCAACATTACGCATTTTGGTGTCATACGGTCCTGGCTTACTTTTAATATTAATGCTCCACGAAACGATTCGATTTCAACGGCCCGACATTGTAGACAAATTGAATCGCGTTCGGAGTCGGGAAGTTGATGAAATATTCGATGTTTACGATTTTATAATAATTGGTGGTGGTTCGGCTGGTACGGTCATGGCAAATCGGTTAACAGAAATAAGTAACTGGCGTGTGTTGTTAATTGAGGCTGGTCCCGATGAATCGTATTTGTCGGAAATACCATTACTGTATCCGTCACTGCAAAAGTCACGCTTAGATTGGGAATATGAAACGGAACCGTCCGACTCGTATTGCTTAGCCATGGACAACCAGCAATGCAGTTGGCCGAGAGGTAAAGTGCTGGGAGGTTGTTCTGTATTGAATGCTATGCTGTATATTAGAGGCAATCGACGGGATTACGATCGTTGGGCAGAATTAG GAAACCCTGGATGGAATTACGAGAATGTGTtacattattttaaaaaatcagAAGACGCCCGAGAGCCGAGCATTATGAACAGTCCGTTCCATGGTACTGGTGGCTATTTAACGGTCGAATATTTCCGTCATATAACGGCATTACTCGACGTATTTTTATCAGCCGCAAGAGAATTGGGCCTGTTACATCCGAACGGAgattttaatggttttactcaACATGGTATTGCACGATCGCACGGAACAGTCCGCGATGGACTACGTTGTAGTGCGAGTAAAGCATTTATTCGACCGGCAGCCCACAGACCGAATCTGCATGTTATGTTGGAGACATTCGTCGAAAAAATCCTTATCAATCCGCAGACGAAAGTTGCCTACGGAGTTGTACTTTCAACAGAagatcatcatcatcacatCGTTCACGCATCGATGGAAGTCATTTTGTCTGCTGGAGCGATAAATTCACCGCAATTATTAATGCTATCAGGCGTAGGACCCACCATTGAGCTAATGCAACACGGAATTCCAATTATATCGGATTCGCCAG GTGTCGGTGAAAATTTACAAGATCATGTCGCATCTGGTGGCGGAACATATCTGATTCAAAATCCTGTATCTCATCAGTCGTTAAGTATTGTCATTCCGAACATATTTAATTTAGACACTTTGCGACAATTTACTAGAGATCACAACGGACCTTTGTATTCTATGCCAGCCAGTGAAGCTATGGGATTTattaatacgaaatttcaagatccTCGCGAGGATTGGCCGGATATACAACTATTTCTAGCTACTTTTGCGGAAAGTTCAGACGGTGGTGTATTCAGTCGACGTGGTGCAGGGATGTCGTTCGAGTATTATGCTCATGTATACGAACCGGTTATATTTAAGGATGCCTATATGGTCATTCCGCTCCTAATGAGGCCACGGAGTcgtggaaaaattattttgaattcacGTAATCCTCGTGAGCATCCAGCTATTTTTGCCAACTATTTTCAGCATCCAAGGGATTTAGATGTTTTG ATCGAAGGATCCAAATTCGGTTTTCAACTCGCTCATACGAAAATCATGCAAGCCTTGAACGCAACACTAATACCCACACGTATTGCCGCGTGCAAGCGAATGCCCTATTTAAGTGACGATTTTTGGCGCTGCATTGCTCGTCACTATTCACAAACGATATATCATCCCGTGGGCACGTGCAAAATGGGACCGAACAGCGATCGAATGGCGGTGGTCGATCCACGTCTGCGAGTGTATGGCGtttataaattaagagtggTTGATGCGAGCATAATGCCATATATTGTGACTGGCAATACAAATGCCCCGACGATAATGATTGCAGAAAAGGCAGCTGATATGATAAAAGAGGAATATTTACGCCGCGGCTAA